One Ciona intestinalis unplaced genomic scaffold, KH HT000208.1, whole genome shotgun sequence genomic window, CGAGATTTGAACACGGCATAACTTTTGGTCTGAGGTTGTGGCCGCTAGACCGCACTGCGGAGCTCACAAACGTCATAATAGGCCGAAACAGAAACTGTAGTATGACATCACGGGAGAGGTGGGAAAAtcgtaaaatataaaatgaaccGACATTGTAGAAAGACAAGAATACGTTGCTTCCCCACTTTGCCTTAAGTAAACATTCTGTTAAGTGCTTGATATTTATACAAGAATCTTagaataaattgaatttagCAAACACATTTGAGTGGTGCCAAATATACTGCGGAGTTCGATTTTATTGCATagtaataaaagttattttatttttgccttTGTAAGAAACTGGAACAAGATTAGTTCGCCAATCCCACATATGTGTTGTAACTTGAGGATCCAACCAAATCCACTACAACCCTCAAGGATATACTACGACGCGCTTCAACGACGACGCTAATAAAACAGTTCCGGATCAAAGGACATAAACtacgtttttaaaaaagttgaaaaacatGACTTCccaaaatatctttatttaattgaagttttttaaaacatggttaCTTTACTTTTTGTACTTTCACGACTTTTATCTTCGGCTTctattggttgttttaattaatttaatctttgctGACGTGTTCGAAGAAATAAATTGATAAAGTTAGTCCCCCCCCCCAGCATTTCCCaaccaaatatatattccTGGAAGCAAACAGATatggattgtgacgtaacaaactgAAGGTTATTTTCAATGAACAATTCTTATGTTTGATtaagtgttaaaaaatgtcccaAGCAAAAACGTTAAGCGACGAGATTAAAGTCGAAATGTGAATATTATAAAAGTGAATTTCATCGCGTTAGAGTTGGTGTAATGCCTTAACTTCAAAATTGAACATAAAGGTTAATTCGTCATATAGTGTTAGttgggtgtaacggtcacgcctttaaTTTAATAAGGTCGTGTTTTATCCATAAGTTTGCTATAAAGTTTGTTGTTATAACGTAATTCCCCATAGTTTCCGCTATATTTGTAGGGAcctatagtttaatatatagtagggtggggaagatgggacatctttcattctattttttcctctcatttggtaataaacaaaaacattcaaagaaatataaaactatatcctcacgaatcccatataccgatgttaattgtttaaaacatgatcaggaattttagataatatgtgctaaaggtgtcccatcttcccccacagtatcAACAAAAGCATCTGTAACCGAAAACGTCATTTTATGAAATGTATTGTACGATGCAATCTGCTGGTTAATTATAGTTTATTTACATTGATAAATCCAATACAGCAACATAGTTATTGTAAGTCAAATGTTTGATTTCAGATCAAGTCATTCGCGTTCCTGGATTAGTAAGGGGCTCCGCACCCTGAGCATTTCTTCTCTCTCATGCAGAAACAACATATGAGACCAATTGGGAAGAAGAAGATCGCCAAACAAATCCCACAACATGTGAACGAATCAGAGAGGCCAGTAGCTCTGTGGGAAATACGGGGTTAATCAGAttatttatgtgttaaataatatttgtgaaATATGTGTGTGGTAAATGTGTTGGGATTAATcacattttatttgtcttaaaaataaataataaacctgTACTTTGCCGCTGttatacaaaacattatatttaaaaaatccacTTTGGtaacaaatgtaaatttgtttgctAAGCTTTGTTTGTCACCAGGCAAAACGTCAAGGGGGgatttttatcacaaaaacttttgttacatTATGTCAGATTACAGCAGCACAAAAGGAACAAATACATGAGGATTTTCCGCAGAGCTTGTGTTTTGGTGAAACTGGTAATATTGTTGTACACCGACAACACTTTGTACACTTTGCTGgcgaatgttttgttttcaccAAAATATCAGTTTCAAGCAAAGCAAAAAACTTAATATTCACGTAAAATACGAATGATCTACTGTCTGGTATAATGCAATAacataaacacaatataaacatccatagaaacaacaaaccCGCATCTACGACACCCCAGTCCACCACCCTGCCCACCGACCACAACCACCGacggttgttgttgttgttgctgttgttgttgttgtacaaCGTTGATAACAGGTTGTTGCATCGGCATCGGTTGTTGCATCGGCATCGGTTGTTGGTTGTATACTGGCTGGTGGCCGTATGCGGGAGGGGCTGATGGGATAATTCAAACagtttgttacttctgctaccaagcTTAATGTAATACAGTGTTTCGGTTCATCTGGTATACAAAGTATGTCGGCCACGTGGTAATGaaaatcaccaacaaaaattataactttGATGATTTTTTTGAGCAATACGGATGTGCTGTTAACAATGCGGAGCAGATGTAActtcgacagtcgttataacacgggtgttctgtttcaaacacctcgtacccgcttacaagttaccacgtatgtaacttatttatcctcgcatggcggggaaacgaaagtcattataacacgggtgttctgtttcatacacctcgaacccgcttatgagtttttgtgggtgattatttttatatatggctgacaatctgtacaactcattagtgaccactgggttggagcaattgtcgttaagtgtcttgaccaaaGATGCCATGAAATTGTGACAAACGTAATAAAcaccattgtgacgtcatacgttAATCCTTTTATTTGACGTTAAAGAATCGTTGATTCACATCAATGACCATTGTTAACTATCCCCTTGGTAACAATCACTGGTATTGGATtagtttgtgacgtcacagttaccatggaaataaaaacaaacactaaTGAGTATGCGTAAATTaacttataatatttctatgatgTATATAATGACGTCAATCTTACCTTGTGGTTGATAAGtcatattgtgacgtaataatattaaagttcGGGATTTTGAAGTTTTAGAACACCAACTAACTCTGGAATGGAGCGATTGTTATGGAACAATAGGTTGCTGACGTNNNNNNNNNNNNNNNNNNNNNNNNNNNNNNNNNNNNNNNNNNNNNNNNNNTCGAATGTTTAGTTTGCGTTGTTCAGTTTCCGCAGACAAATATAGGCTAATGCGGGATTAAAACTTAGCACAATGGCGATTCGTGCctttaatagtttttattgaGTCAGATATGACAATTAATGTTGAAATTTTTGGTCGAAGCGGGACGGGATTTAAATGTACCGACAACCCGCTCAGAAAATACAACGGAAAGTTGCTTTTATTAGATGCATTTAAAGTGGTAAGTGAAGAGTTTCGACTCCTTTAGCACCGCTGCAATATTTTCcacataattaaaatacatagaAACTAAATTATATTACGCATAATacgttttgtgacgtcattataaaTCAGACTTACATACTGGAAcaaattacgtcataattgctAAAATAATGACCATGGGTATAACATTGGGTCTGGTGATATTTACAGCATTTTATAAACTGGGGTGACCAGGTGACATTTTACGTTATCGGactcaaattattaaatttaaatagattttaccctgctgttaggtgtctatacaaacaagcagagccaaagtatattgcattcaccacattaatcaatgaggttccctatgtttgacaactataagtgtaactgtattttaacaatgtcaccccagattttaccctgctgttaggtgtctatacaaacaagcagagccaaagtatattgcattcaccacactaatcaatgaggttccctatgtttggcAACTATGATTGTagctgtgttttaacaatgtcaccccagatttacTACAATTAATAAACGTGACGCCTAtacgattatgacgtcataaatggTTAGTGCATTAGACCGGTGCCCCACAACCGACGCAAACTTTCTCTTGCATTagaaaacaacaaaccaaGCCGATGGGAAACAGGAATATTCCAAGACAGACACCACAGCATGTGAACGTTGTTGTCACACCAACcgctctgtgacgtaataatggttAGTTTTGTACAATGTTGcgatgaaacagaacacccgtgttacgactgccgttgccccccatgcgaggataaataagttacattcataacgCTTGATCTTGATACGGTCTTCATAttatagtttattaaaaacagcAAAGTCAACACTTCGCATtctgaattaatgtaacttatttaaccttgcatggcagggcaacgacagttgttataacatgggtgttctgtttcatacacctcgtgttcgctcacaagttaccatgtatgtaacttgtttacatTACGGGATATCGGCAGTCGCTTTATTACAAAGTAGAAATATCTCACCCACAACGACGACATCCACCGCCTCTAACAACGACGATCGgtgcttgttgttgttgttgcactTGTATATTCGGGGGTGGGTAGCCTGCTTGTGGGGGTGGGTAGCCTGCTTGCGGGGGTGGGTAGCCTGCTTGCGGGGGTGGGTAGCCTGCTGGTTGAGGTGGGTACCCCTGGGGTGGGCCCGGTTGTGGCATTTGTGGGTTCGATGGGGCGTATGGTGGTGGTTTTTCATCCATCTTTCTGATGCAACTTTGGGAAATCTTACAAGTGAATTTATCAACCTTCCGGAACTAAAAGTAATCTAATATGATATTGGTACTGACGTACTGTATTACATAACTCATCACTGCTGGCTGTTTTAAGCTtaaggcacacctgagacctgggatgtaggtctattaccccaacacccaggatgcTAGTAATTTCCTACCATCtaaatttcacttgtttttTAAGAATCCTGACAAACAACTGTCTCAACCAATATACCATGTCTGTCGTTACGTTTGCGGACAAACAGACACCAGGTGTGCTGAGTGGTTAATAAATGATAGACAATTTGTAATTAACGAGTAAACGACTTCTTTTGGTTCTAATACAGCAAAGGccataatttatatatttggatTGCAGTCAAgctttctgttttataaattggtttaaagatatattttatatattaaagtgtGACATTTGATTATTGTGATGTACTTTTTAAcctaaattaaagtaaaagcTGGCTTCGCATTAGACAGCGAGCGTAAGGTGTATGAAGTCACCAtttatggtgtgcaacacatatatattcactttaacaaatatttcatatattcCTGTTTAGGAAagacaaaatattaacattaaatacaaaagaaaaacgaTTTTATTTGATCTCACAGACTTACTTCTGTGGCCTTGAATATTTGACATGATTCAAACTCACATACTCGTATATTAACCATCGCTAACACTGTGGGTTGGGTGTTGGAGTCAtgggcaccaaacctgggggggcacggtgggcaggccaacccccGCTtatctacactgcattaatcagtaaacattacaaccaataagttagatttgtttcataggatTGTGTGTTTAACTATCCCTGTGCAAGTGTAGGACCTATGATATATGTTGGTGGGTttgaagttataaaataacCAGGGGTGTTTTATCGGGAGCAGTCGTTCGTGTCTCTTCGGATGACataagatttttattgttGTCTTCTTTAACGAAAGCGAACACAACATAGATACCTGGgaaatataacaaatattaaacactaGGTGACAGTGTAGTTAAGCTCTTTATCACCACATAGTGGCGAGCTGGGTTGCTAACACATGGCCACATGGGGTCAGTAGATACACCATAATTGTAAGTGGTCGTTATGGGTTATATAAATTGTTCgccatatagaaaaacaacaatcaccaacaaagttacatacgtggtaacctgttagcgggcacgaggtgtatgaaacagaacacccgtgatatattgattgtcgttgccccgccatgagggaaaaaaaaattacattcattcaaattcaCATCAGATAATTGATTATTTAGCTCACTTGCCGCCTCCCATTCTGTTTTGGACAAAGTAGCAACCCTGGTTTTTGAACCTGGATACTTCTCGTTTATTCTATCGCACTCCAACTGCGCATGTTCATAGTCTCCTTCTACGGCGCTGTTCAGCGGTTCTCCGTTTGGGGGAAACACCTGATTACCAAGATAAAATGAATTAGCTTGGGATATAATGatgtattgtgacatcacagatgcTGTTTATGCCAACATAATGCTTAATCTAATCatcataatttaaataaatggttGAGAATATGTTGGAATATCTATGCATCACACTTATTATTTGACCCAGTGTTCTTTTTTATCTAAACAGCTGCACAATTTATagacataaataaattag contains:
- the LOC100186405 gene encoding brain protein I3-like, with product MTYQPQAPPAYGHQPVYNQQPMPMQQPMPMQQPVINVVQQQQQQQQQQPSVVVVGGQGGGLGCRRCGATGLSDSFTCCGICLAIFFFPIGLICCFCMREKKCSGCGAPY
- the LOC100181651 gene encoding brain protein I3-like; its protein translation is MDEKPPPYAPSNPQMPQPGPPQGYPPQPAGYPPPQAGYPPPQAGYPPPQAGYPPPNIQVQQQQQAPIVVVRGGGCRRCGAVGVTTTFTCCGVCLGIFLFPIGLVCCFLMQEKVCVGCGAPV